In Chiroxiphia lanceolata isolate bChiLan1 chromosome 2, bChiLan1.pri, whole genome shotgun sequence, a single genomic region encodes these proteins:
- the GGACT gene encoding gamma-glutamylaminecyclotransferase, protein MARVFVYGTLKKGQPNYKHMINTAKGLAKFQGRGRTVEKYPLVIAGKYNIPYMLNIPGTGHHVAGEIYSVDDQMLQFLDEFEGCPDMYQRTLMRIEVVEWEGKGGAEGILECFVYSTATYPPEWVGLPYYDSYDSTGKHGLSYVLRESRE, encoded by the coding sequence ATGGCCCGTGTCTTTGTCTACGGCACACTTAAGAAGGGTCAGCCCAACTACAAGCACATGATCAACACAGCCAAGGGGCTAGCAAAATTCCAAGGAAGGGGCCGCACGGTGGAGAAGTACCCGCTGGTGATTGCAGGAAAATACAATATTCCTTACATGCTGAACATCCCGGGGACGGGCCACCATGTTGCTGGGGAGATCTACTCAGTTGATGACCAGATGCTGCAGTTCCTGGATGAGTTTGAAGGCTGCCCAGACATGTACCAGCGTACCCTGATGAGAATCGAGGTGgtggagtgggaagggaagggcgGTGCCGAGGGCATCCTGGAGTGCTTCGTGTACAGCACAGCCACATACCCGCCCGAGTGGGTGGGGCTCCCCTACTATGACAGTTACGACTCCACAGGAAAACACGGCCTCTCCTACGTCCTACGCGAAAGCCGAGAGTAG